The Drosophila nasuta strain 15112-1781.00 chromosome 2R, ASM2355853v1, whole genome shotgun sequence genome segment ggggGGCTTTTAAAAGACCAACATTTGATCGGCGCTGCCCTCCGCACTATCCTCATCGTCGGCACcctcgtcctcgtcgtcgGATGTCAGCGAGGCGGCATTGTTCACCACGGACTCTGTGCGGAGAGAATGGCAAAtggaatataaaattaaattttgcgTGCCCGCCTCAAATATGTGTTTGTTCGTTTCgttcgtaatcgtaatcgtaatcgtaatcaaCATAAACATAAGCATAAATCTTAAATTGAGTTTGCTTTTGGGTCTTGAGTTATgcatggcgtatgcgtgatattAATACCAAAACTTAATTATGGTCATCAGCTTAGCATAAGTTAAATAACTGCACACAAAATGCGGCTCTTTTGCTCAGCGTCCGCTTCAGGTAAGCAAAAgccattacgtatacgcattgTTGGCCATTGGCAATACACAAACAGACCGCAGTTGGATAGATTTGTGTCAAGTGTTGGGAGAATTGTTCGTAACAACTGTATGTTGTATATTCTGAGTACTCACCGCAGTTGGGCTTGCcacgtgtgcgtgtgttggcGAATTCAACTCCATGCTTGTCCACACACCAACAGACACCCACCGAGTTGTGGCATTGTGTTGGCTTGTAGAATCCTTGTACATCGCAGTCGGGTGCGTAGGCGCCTAATTAGTTTATGTGGACGAAGTAGAAGTGGAAgaagaacaataacaatgcgCAATTTTAGTAAGTCTCTGCATAACTTGCAACCCAGCAACGTGTGAAGAGAAAGCGGCAAAAGCGAAttctttctgttttggttttttctattgttttgctctgtttttttttcttttgttgtttgtactTTTTGGGTCGTGttaagagagagcgagagatagaaagagaggaaCCCAAGAGACAAAacgaataaaatgcaaaaaagtaaattatatagTTAAAGTTGATAATAggccaacaaacaacaaaaaaaaaaaatggaagcaGGGAAAaagttgtgtgttgttgttaaaaGTGTTTAATTTGCTGGCTTAAAAAGTTGCGTTTGGCTAAAAGGTAAACGAGAGAAGAGACAGAAAGGAAGCGAGAAAAAAAGTAGGTGTCCCTTTTAACAGTTGCTGTGGCTActtaactgtgtgtgtgtgtgtgtaggggtgtgtgtgtgtgcgtgagcaGGCGCTTAATTATAGTTTGAATTGGGTTAAAGGTAGTGTAAAGAGTGTGTACATAAGTAAAAAAGCAGCggaaaagttaaaaaaaaatgaaaagcgcaGACAGCGAGACAAAAAGTGAGAgataaaaagagaaagagagagagagggccAGAAATTGCGAAAGCAGAAAAGTAAAAGCAGATTTACTCTGCAAGCTATTCAGCaaaagttgtttttcttgttgtttcttttttccggtgttgttgttgtcgtgtaGAATCAAAAACCGAatacataacaacaacaacacagcgcAATAGAATATACATACGAGTACATATATGGGAATATGTTGAGAGAACATACGagatatttctatatatatatagatattagTGTTATGTTAGCTAGAGAAATGTCCACCTGTACCTATCTCACCTGCAAAGTCGCCGGCGATTCTTCGGCGCACCGCGGCACACGGACGATCGGTCTTCTCAAAGCAGCGACACCATTCCCGTGTATTGATCGAGCTATCCTGATCCAGATCGCACGTATCGATGAATGGCTTAATGCAACGCTCGTTCTGATCGTGCTCCAGATCGTACATCTCCTGCAGCGACAACATGCCATCGTTGTTCAAGTCCAAATGGCCAAACATCCACTTCGCTTCGGTCTTGCAGGCGGGCGGGAAGTGAGCCTTCGATTTTTTGGCTGTGCTGGCGACGCTTCTTGCTGTCGGCCATGATCACGGAGAACCAATCAAGCAGACGATTGCCAATGGCGGTCAATTGCTGTGGCTTGCACTCAGCTGACTTTGATGGATAGCCTGGCAAATTGAGTGAAGTTAtgaataaatatgattttgtATGAAATTATGATATAAATTGATACTCATTGTAGTAAAATTCttatagcaaataaataaatataaatacaattctttaatattaaagctCAAATtcgattatttattatttttaactctTTAATGTAATACGATAtcgatgtaccaaatatagccttcgatatatttaagtatttttcggtatatttatttggtatatttttagaataaaattGGAATGTATACTAAACATAGCCTTCGGTagatttaagtattttttggtataataatttagtatattttagaatatggaGTATACTAAGTgcaacctttggtatatttaaatatttttcggtatatttaagtgaTATAGTATGTTCAGAATAtgtaaaataccaaatatagttctCGGTAAATtcaagtatattaatttggtatatttttagaatatatagCATACCAAATAAAGTGTAAGtgtttttcggtatattaatgtacTATACTTTTAGAATACGGaatatatactaaacataGTCTTCAGTagatttaagtatttttagtatattaatttagaatatgtatttttggtatattaatttggtatatttttagaatattaaatatatctgtatatactaaataaactCTTCagtatattctagtatttttcggtatattcatgTGGTATATGTTCTGAATATGgaaattatactaaatatatccttcgatatatttaagtatttttcggtataataatttagtatatttttagaatatggaGTATAGTAAGTgcaacctttggtatatttaaatatttttcggtatatagtGATATAGTATgttcaaaatatgtaaaataccAGATATAGTCCTCGGTAAAttcaagtatttttggtatatttttagaatatctagcataccaaataaagccttcaatatatttaagtgtttttcggtatattaatgtacTTGTAGAATACCGAATATATACTAAGCATAGCCTTCGgtaaatttaagtattttaagtatattaatttggtatatatttagaatatgtaatataccaaatatagtcttcagtaaattcaagtatttttggtatattcatttggtacaATTTCAGAATAGgtaacataccaaatatagccttcagtattttttgtatatttatttggtatattttaagaatatgattttattgaatatgggTAGCAGCTGTAGCTTTCCCacttatttgctttaaaaacACCTTGCCTaacttatattattatatatatttcttgaaCTCACCATTTACATTATTGTTCTTGCTGTACTTCTGTGGCTGCTTCTCAACAACTTCGTTCTCATTGTAGTTGCGCATCTTGTGCTTCTCCTCCTGGTATTTGGCATCCTGCAAATAACATTAATTGTAgacaatttgcatatgaaaagtaaaactaaacaaaagtattgaaatattgtttttaatttgtcaaTTTATGATTGCCTAGGGCTTATTTGAAAAACAATAcgtttaatatatatgtgtgtatgtaaataaaaattgcaaatttataaacactaaaaaaatgttacaaaataaattgtgaatttGTAGAATTGTTAggcacaattaaaaaattaaaaaagggTTCTAAGAAATAAACTTAAGACACaatttaaaagtgtttttgtttaatgttcaatacaaaataaataacatttttataaagtagtattttttattattttcttgctTGCCAGATTGCAATTCGTGTTTGCAGAATGTGCCACAAAAtttctcatttattttgatttctgTTCTCCTCAGTGCACTGTGGCTACTTAGAAAcatgttgttttttctttttagttcGTTCGTACCTTCTTGTAAGCCGTGTACTTGAGGTACTTGTAGTGCTTGTTGTCATATTTGATCTCCTCGGGCGTGAACGTGTACTGGGCATTGATGTGATTGAAGTGACGATTGTTGTCCTCCTTGTCCTGTTCCAAACAGAGAACAGAGTTCAAAATTGCGTGTGTatgagagagtgtgtgtatgtgtgtggtcAGTGTGTCTACACTTACGTTCATGATGGTGTTgaagtcgttgttgttgttgcccatCACATTGCCACTGTTCatcatgatgttgttgttgctgctgtcctTGTAggcctgctgttgctgcagctgctgctgttgctgctgttgctgctgctggtcgaTGTTGAGCTTCTTGCTGTTGTACTTGCTGTTGTAGCCACCACGCTCTCCAAGTCGTTGCAGCCGCTTGCCATCGGTATTTTCTGCGAAACGTGCAAAATGGGAAATGCCAAACCGTTGAAAAGGGGTGAACAGTGCTGCGGGGGGAGGGGGATGAGGGGAATGAAGGCTGAAATGGCCGCCATAAAATCGCTtggcaaaggcaaaacttTTCGTATCCTGGCGCTGGCCACTGAGGCgtcatttctattttatgcATGcttcttgtgtgtgtttttttttttgttttttcgttttcgtttcgtttggtgTTCGTTTTATGTTGCcaaagcagaagcaacaacaacaacaatagcaacaacaacagcatcaggaGTTGCCGGTGCTTGCAATGCGCTTTCATCtgtgtaaatttaaaattaatgtgcttaacattgttgtcgttgctgttgttattgctgctgcttcgctgAATCGCTGAGTGCCTACTCATGCCCCCAAGTCGCGTCTCCTGCAGCTAGCTGCATTGTGTTGCTTTAGAACAATGGCGCTTCTTGTACAAACggattattaaaaattaaaccaTTAATATGCTCGACTTCAAATTTAAACTCGAAATCAACACACTTTAATCCGCTGaccaattgcagttgcagtccaataatatttttattgcatacttttgggggTTGGCATTCGTTCATTCACCTTGCGACGCTTTACAACACTGGTGGGAGCACTGCTCTGTCTTATGCATGAGAATTTATTTCGAAGGCAGAACTAGCTGGCCATTTGCCAGCCTCAAGCTCATTATGCGGTTTGCTCCTCGGTTTCGGGCTGTCAACTCGCTCGAGTTATAGAACTTTCtatacgatatatatatatatatgtattgtatatatgtatttggaACTTACCCTTGCAGGGACAGAATCCTTTGCAGGCAATCCTTATGGTTGTCGAATGTATGCAATTGTGATAATCCAATCTGCATAGTGATGAGTAGGTTCTGTTGTCGGCGCCGCAGAGGAACGTTGGCTTAGCCACGGGACACGgcttgcagttgctgttgcaaaaGAAAAGTCGCAAAAATCAGTAAAGCCAACTCAGTGGAGGGAAATGAAGTAAGATAAAgtacaagaagaaaaaaaaaacagagcagagcaaacaacaaatagacgacatgcaaaattaatttttatgcaaatgaagtCTGGCATTTGTTGCACAGGTGAGAGCAGTTTCAGTTCCCCGGCTATGGcatcttttatttaaatatttatttaatatgccAAGCACGCACTCTCAGCTCAGAGATCAGAAACAAATGAAGGCGCTGAGCGCAGAGGGGGAAGCGAGGAGGGAACGTCAgcttgtatatttatttaataatttgtgcaaatatttgagttGACGTCGCTCacaaaacagaacaaaaaaaaagtaagtaAAGCAAATCCAAATACAGCGTACACGTAAAATACTCTATCTCAAAgcgaataataaattgtaatttgccCTTTACAACATTCGTTATTTTAACACCTCCCAATGTACACATTCAAATGTGTATACAAACTGTGTTCTGCTATCGATTTATCTCTTTGgcacatttaataaaaaatgtatggCGCCCCGGAAACTCATATGCATTCCTTTtatgcataaacaaaaaacaacgaataaataattaattcaattaattgcacCACCCGCTGCCTCGCTCTCGCTCCGCTCTGTCGTATGGCCATTTATTAAAAAGGCTTTTGGGTAGcaggatttttttttgtttaagaatACCCAGCAAGTGAATTGATAAGGATATACATAGCAGTCGCTCTCTTTGCTTGTTCATGCATATAACTACAGGGTAACTCTCAGTTGTTCACTCGCTTTCATTAGCAGATAAATTTGTAACTtgttctcttatttttttgttcgttgttgTGTACGCAAGgtttaatgatttttattggCCAACTGCGAACAAGCAGCCAATTGACAGTGAAAGCATTTCATTTCTCCCctcatgtatgtatgtatgtgtgtgttgtgtcggcataatattattcaaaatattccctAGGCCGTGCAAATTGAGCGTGTTTACTCAGTAAATTGGTTTTCTGTTTCCCAGCTTTCAGTTTTCAGCTTTCAGTTATCAGTCGTCGACAATTTACAGCGTACTTTTTGCTCAAACTGCTCGCAATTTGCTAATTGTCGGATTTACCAGCTTTAATTGCTGCCGTTTTCTGTTGCCCACGTTTTAATATTAGTCTAAGCAAATAAGATTAAATCTAAAGTAAGCTTTGTGGCAAACGATGCTCGACTGGGGAATATCTTGGAAACTAAGCATAATTCGAATTGTTATTGAagtgcattttaaatgaaaagaatgtttttgatattaataaagaaaaatataaaaagaaaaatatgattttatgtGCATAAATAAGaacatactaaatataatactattcatttcaaaatatactaacatttgtctgaaaaataaaatggaataaatTTAGTGTAATAGTCTTAAAGATATAGACTATTACACTAAatttattccattttatttttcagacaaatgttagtatattttgaaatgaatagTATTTAGTATGTTTCAATTTATTCTCTATACGGacaaattttagtatatttcgaaaCAAATAGTATTTAGCATATTATGGCTTCAACTCCATGTggacaaataaatattatttggtatattaaagtATATTCTGTATATTGACAaatgttagtatattttgaaataaatagtatttagtatGTTTTAGTTTATTCTCTATATGGacaaattttagtatatttcccAACaaatagtatttagtatattatggCTTCTACTCTATGTGGACATATAAATGTAACATTGCAACTTATTCTGTATATTGACAAaagttagtatattttgaagtaaatagtatttaaaatataccagttaATTCTCTATATGgacatatattttgaaataagtaCTATTGCAGTTTATTCTATATTCGAAAAAATCTTAGTATATTTCgaaataaatagtaattaGTATATTATGGTTACTACTCCATTTggacaaataaatattatttagtatattatagtatattttgaatataccaGTTTATTCTCTATATGGACATATGTTGGTATATTCCGAACaaatagtatttagtatattgcaGTATATTCTCTATTCGAAAAAAATCTTAGTATATTCccaaataaatagtatttagTCTACTTCAGTTTATTCTCAATCTAAACTCTATCACAACCGCTTTGCAATTCCTATTCTAACCACAGTGAACTTAGAAAAGCTGAAACAAAATTGCGAACTTTGATTGCcattgaatttctttttgaaTTAGGCACTTAAGCTGCGCTTCAGTGGCAACTTTGATCAATTAAATCCTCTTGGAAGCTCTTCCATaagtgaatttaatttttgcaaatttcaaaaatgtttcacGCACACATCGatatacacaaacatacatatgtatctatgtatgtgttcgCATACTCACGCTTTGTTTGCATTCTGTGGCAGTTagttaaaaatgcattttatatacattgCGTAACTAGGGATCAAATTCCaagcaaataaagtaaaacgaaatgaaattaaatgaaaacgtaaacgtaaacgaaaatgaaataaaataaaatcaaattaaaccAATTGAAATGGAATTGTACTTGAAGTTGTCAAAGCAACGAGGAAAGCGGCGAAACTTATTTCAGCCAAACATTTACATGGTTATTTAAGCTGGCCAATTTCGTAGCTAAGCCAAAGCAAACAAGCCAAAAACACCAGAGAGCAGCTGCCACtttacgagtgtgtgtgtgtgtgtgtgtatgttgtcTCATTGGATCAAATGAAAAgtcgcttttaattaaaaatgcaattgtcGAAAGTCTTTCGTTGGCTTTGTGTttcatttgtttcatttgaaatgaaaacgaaaatgaaatttacaaaTGGCAAACGCCAAAGTAGGcaaattgaagtcaaattCTTTTCCGTTTGTTCTTTAGGTCAATGACTGCAACAaacgattttgtttttttgtgtttttttcggTGGTTATTTTGTTGCTATAAATTTGTAGATCAAATAGCGGCAGCCCCCCAAAATGCCGATGTCGATGCCGtgaaatttgtgaaaattttgctcaaatatttgctttcaattttgcGCCCAGCAAAAGTGGGGCAGGTATCAAAGGAGAGGGAGGGAATGCGACCGGAGGAGGTGGGTTATAGAATTTTCGAGCTGCCTTTGAGTCACGCTGAAGCTGACAGCTTCATGTGCATAGAAAGCAAAAAGCAGCTCAGTGGTTTCAAATAACTGCCAACAACAGAAAGAACCTCAACTCTGAGCTCAGCTGAGGTTGCAGAGTCGAGGTAAAGGGCCAACTATGCGTTTGTGTAAGTCGGTGTgcgtgccacgcccccttcttGCTAGCTACCTCCCAGAAAACCACAAGCGGGGGCCATATTGTTACTAAAACAATGGCTGACTACATGAGTTATGAGTTCTaagtgtctgtgtctgtgtgtgtgctgctttTTGGTCTATTACAAGtgcccctccccctccccaaccccctctctcattctctctctttgtcgtTCCTCTATCTCACACTCGCTCAGCAAGTGGCCCATTCACAAAGCAAATCTTTTGTTTGACTTGTGGCCAAATGGAGAACTGAGCCAACGGAATGCCAGATAAATTGTGCGCGCAAACTATTGATTTTGTGAGcctccctccccctccccctcccacCTCTGGCACAATAGCAGCACACTTACCCTCCCCCTTAGCCCCTCAGAGTCTATGCCATTGACATAGATACTCACACGAACACTCGTTCACTTCCCATGCACAATGGCGATGGAGAGACTTTCTTGTGAGAGCgacgcaaattgaaaagaaaatgcgaaaaatatgtcaaaagccattttttgaatattagaGGGCGCGGCATGACTCTTGATTTGCCAATAGATAGATTGATGATGCTACTACTCAACACAGCAGACAACAATAGAGGCCAAAATGGCGAAatatctttaataataatgatgccaataataataaaaagaggAACacgataatgataatgatgccAATAATCAATTTCGAATCATTTGACAGGCTTTCAATGCAGTTTGAATTtaagaattcaatttcaaatctGTTTCGCAGATAAACGAAAACacataagaatatttaaataacaaaatttctAATCTGCACtgaaaattcattaattaaaattcaaatttaatatcgATCGACTGAGTTGAGTTCGTAACCCGTATCCCGTATACCGTATCCATATCAGCAAATACCCGGCtatatatcaagtatacgcctTGCTGGCCAGCAAAATTTACCAAAGTCCAAACATTtcatgaaaattaattttccacTCAACAAACTGCCAGCCAAGGGATAAAGAAAAGTTGCCGCCATGCGACAAAGGTCCACCTGATAGGTTCGtctcccttccccttcccccttcccccttttgtttttgccactCCCTGGAGAGCAGAACAAACGTGTCAAGCAGCTAGCATGaaattaaacttaaaacaaaaaaaaacgaaaaaaacacaaaaacgaataacaagctGATAAACAAAACGAAGCTGAAGAGCAAACAACCGAAATGTTATAAGACTTTTTCGGTCGATGTGGATTTggcaataaagaaaaaaagaaaacaggcTTTGCCCACTTTTTTGAATAACCTGGGCAACCAAAAATACGCTTGCTGATAATCTTTACAGAGGCTTGCACACTGCGTTAGtcgaaagaagaagaagaggaagggTCTTAgtcaatattgaatttttggcCATGACAAGATGGCTGAGCATCGACAAAGGATTTAAACATGTGTTACATTAGGATTCAATTGAATCATGGCTGCGCCGATtcatatacaacaaaaaaaaagagaaacggatattgatattttgaaaGTTGGCTACAACTTTCCGTTACAGTTGGAAGCACGTCAACGTCGAGGGCGGAAAATCGCAACCAATTGAACCTTGGCCCGACGTTGACTTTGACTTCATTCCAAAACAGTCGACAGTCGGCAGTCGGCAGTCGACAGTTGAGTTGAGAGTTCGAGAGTTGAGAGTCGCACCTGTGGCCCACTCcacaagcaacacacacaactcgaCAACTCGACAACAAAGCAACTCCATTGCCTTCATTCTAGTTGGATAGTCGTGTTCGTTGGGTCGCGTGCATATTCACAATTTGGGTTAGGGTCAAAGCGATAATGTTGAACAAGAAGTCAAAGGATACAACTATGGATGCTATGGCGACGACACGTCCTTTTCTAGCCAAAGGACTCACGATGacgcagcacaacaacagaacagaaaaaagtgaaatgcGTGCTAAAAATTGCGGAGCTGCAACTTTATTGCGGAATTTGTATACACgataaaacaatttgttattaGCGTGCCGGTCATGCAAATCAGCAAGGCCTTAACCCTTAACATTTTCCATCCGAAATATAAATGAGAATTTGTTAAATGAATTGTAAAAATGCCATTGATATGCAAAAGGGTCTCCCCgacaaaaaagagagaataATGATTGCGGCTGGCAAATACTTACTCCAGttcctcatcatcatcttgcTGCTGGGCAGCTGCGGGTttctgcaactgctgctgctgctgctgctgctgttgttgcttatcGCTGGCAGCAATGTTGTTCTCATAGAAGACGTCGTCCTCTTTGGACTCATCATCGTCGCCCAAACTGAGGCTTTTATCCTCATCGTCGTTGTTCTCCTCGTTGCCCTGGACATTAGCCTGGGCATTATTGTtagcgttgttgttgttgttgttgttgctgttgatgttgctgttgctgctgctgaggctgcCATCGCTGCTATTGTCCTCGTCATCGTTGTTGATGTCCTCAACATCCTGGCTATCGTTGTTATCCTGCTGATTGACGCGCCGTTTGGCTTCCTCCTCCAAATATTTGGCCTTGGTGATTATCTCATCACTGCAGAGGGTTAAACGTGGCAGGTCGAATGCCAAAGGCAGAACAAAAcaagttttcatttaattagtttattaaCTTTCTCCTCCTTTCTTCTAAACAGCAATCAGAATCAGAAGAGATTTTTCGAAGAcagcttctgcttttgcttacCGATTCTTGTGCAACTCCTTTTTCGACACGCACACGGCGCTGAACTCGTCCTCGAGCAGGCAGATTTCACGCTTCTTACAGTTCAGAGGCCGGCAGAGGTCACCTAAGGggcgtggcacacacacacacacacacacagagggagAGAATCAAAAAGAGAaagatttaatttatgatttgcAAACATGCTGCATTTGCTTGTGAATAATTAAACTCATTACGCGCAGTTGCCCTTGAAAAACAGTAAGGGAAAAGAGGTGGGGAAAGGGGAAGGAGATGGAGGGAGCTCTACTCACTTGAGGGATCGTGTATCCAGCGTTTGTGTTCGCCcacatttttgttattctgctgcgtatttttattaatctgcaaagagagcgagaaacgagagcgaaagagaagtTGATTAATTTACATTGtaagtgaaatattttatcttttaatttggttatttaaatgcaaaaatgcagAGAGCATATGACATGTATATCAagcactcaaacacacacacttctcGGATATATTCAAGTGCActgacgtatacgtaatgctaACACGTGTCGTATGTGTTATACATAAATGAGAAAAAGGCAGCTGTTATGCCATTTGTCGGTACACGAACCGAGGCAACTTGCCACAAGCAAGTTCATCATCACAAAACTCCAGCAGGAATTACAATTCTCggttgagagagagagagagagaggagagagagggagagagagagatggactGTGTATCATATAGTTAAATGCAGTATACAGAGAGTTGCTTCATAAAACTTCGTTCAATTTGTGTGctcaaaatgcaaaagagatttattttaatttaattcaattcaattgtgtgtgtgtgtgtgtgggtgggcgCTTCAAACACGCCCCCAAAACGTTATTAAGTGCAATggtgcgtatgtgtaatatttAACTTGTCTCACATAAAACATCAGCAGCCAGCTCTTCTCTATATActagtaataataatagtaataataaagtGCTGTCATGCCGTCGGCTGGCTAAAATGCCAAAAGCCAGCTCCCCTCCCCACTCCCCCTCTTTTCTCCTACGCTTGACAGTTTTTGCGATGGCGGCGCCTGAAAGGCTGCAATGCAAAATTTACTATGTGACAGCAGAAGCAGTTTTTATGCTGTCATCCCGACattcactgttgttgttgctgttgctgttgttgctgctgtcactTGGCGCTCCTCGCTTAACTGGGAactgcagctgccgcagccCTAAAGCTTTAAGCGGACAGTTTGCTAAATTGGCAAACTGGGGAAATGCAACAGAAACAATAATAACGTGAACAACGAGAATGAGAATGCCAAACAGGTCAGCCGTTGACCCCGTTTTTCGGCGTCCACTCAATACACACACTGCCACTTATGCAGCGCTTACCTCCGCCCCCGCTCCCCGCTCACGCACTTGCAGCAAGTGGCAATTGcggtgcacacacacacacacacacacatacacacacaatgttACCATAGTTGCAACGCGCCTCAGTTGGCAACTGTAATGCAATAaagtcatcgtcgtcgtcgtcgtcctgtGGACGCTGGCAATTTGCATGcgttaaaatgcaatttgtgcgCGTTTCCCGTTCGCGGTTTCCGCTTTCCCATTGAGATTGCTGCCTCTGCTCTTCTTACTTTACAGCGAGtgaatgactgactggctggatgactgcctgactgcctgactgaaTGACTCTCTGACCAACTgtccatctctttctctgtttcaTTGTTCGCTGCATGTTTGCCTGGCCTGGCTTCAATGGCCGAAGGTCAGTGCTCGGTTCTGTGGTTCTGCGTGCTGTTGATTGGACCCCGACCCAGGTTTGATTTGATGGCCAGGTTCCGagtttctctctcttgcacacacacacacttttgtGGCCATTCGTTTGTTGGCTTTAATTGCGCTGCGCGTTTG includes the following:
- the LOC132787363 gene encoding LOW QUALITY PROTEIN: proteoglycan Cow (The sequence of the model RefSeq protein was modified relative to this genomic sequence to represent the inferred CDS: deleted 1 base in 1 codon), coding for MKRSRLPLIASVCLALVLMSSCLLTGAEAKKKKYVGETGGDFEFIDEINKNTQQNNKNVGEHKRWIHDPSSDLCRPLNCKKREICLLEDEFSAVCVSKKELHKNRDEIITKAKYLEEEAKRRVNQQDNNDSQDVEDINNDDEDNSSDGSLSSSNSNINSNNNNNNNANNNAQANVQGNEENNDDEDKSLSLGDDDESKEDDVFYENNIAASDKQQQQQQQQQQLQKPAAAQQQDDDEELDNCKPCPVAKPTFLCGADNRTYSSLCRLDYHNCIHSTTIRIACKGFCPCKENTDGKRLQRLGERGGYNSKYNSKKLNIDQQQQQQQQQQLQQQQAYKDSSNNNIMMNSGNVMGNNNNDFNTIMNDKEDNNRHFNHINAQYTFTPEEIKYDNKHYKYLKYTAYKKDAKYQEEKHKMRNYNENEVVEKQPQKYSKNNNVNGYPSKSAECKPQQLTAIGNRLLDWFSVIMADSKKRRQHSQKSKAHFPPACKTEAKWMFGHLDLNNDGMLSLQEMYDLEHDQNERCIKPFIDTCDLDQDSSINTREWCRCFEKTDRPCAAVRRRIAGDFAGAYAPDCDVQGFYKPTQCHNSVGVCWCVDKHGVEFANTRTRGKPNCESVVNNAASLTSDDEDEGADDEDSAEGSADQMLVF